GCACGGCATCTCTCAGGTTGATCTGCCCCTCAATCACATTGCTCCAGGTCGGAGTGGTCGAGTCCTCAAAGTCGGCCATGAATACTTTAGCGCCGGAGTTCAGCGCATTGATCACCATCTTGCGATCCACCGGACCGGTGATCTCGACGCGACGATTCAACAGATCTGCCGGCAGAGGAGCAACTATCCACTCGCTGTCGCGGATATACTTTGTTTCTGCCAGGAAATCAGGACGCTCGCCGGCATCGAGGCTCCGCTGGCGCGCAACCCGTGCGTTCAACAAGGCTTTCCGCCGCTCGTTGAAGGTACGCTGGAGTGCCGTCGTGAAAGCAAGCGCATCTGGCGTGAGGATTTGCCTGTACGAATCGGGAACGGAAGCACTAATTTCAATATCAGCACCAAAATTACTCATCGCATCTCCTTGTAACTACCGTCGGGTCCTCTCGGTACACGCAGCTTATTTTCGCGCAGCCGGAATCTTTGCATTCGTTTCTGTGATAGATCAGCCGGTTCCGGCTGCAACTGGCGCCAGAACATCGCGGGGCACAATGCCAGGAAGAATATAGGCCTCTACAACGACCAGTGCGATGATGATTCCGAGAAGTATCAGGGAATATCTCCAGGTCTTCCGAAATATATCCGTTTCCCTGCCGGCCATCCCTGTGGCCGCACAGGAAATAGCCAGGGATTGGGGAGAAATCAGCTTACCCGTAACACCTCCAGCCAGGTTCGCCGACGTTGTCAGAACCGGATTGATGCCGATCTGCAACGCCGTTACCTGCTGTAGCTTGCCAAACAGAACAGCTGAGGAAGTTACGGAACCAGTAAGAAATACCCCCATCCACCCGATGACCGGCGATACCACCGGGAACAGTTTGCCGGTATAAAACGCGAGAGCCAGAGCAAGCGTGTAGGACATGCCTGAGTAGTTCGCGACATAGGCGATACCCACGACGGAAGCTAATGTTATAAGAGCGATTTTCATCTGATTGAGCGACTTTACGAAGACCCGGACGGCTCTTGCAGGGCTGACTCTCAGCAACACGATCGAGATCAGTGATGCAAAAAATATGGCCGTGCCCGGAGCCGTGCTGACCTCCCACCGGTAGCTTGCCGCGTACAGGGTCGGTTTGGCAACAATCGGGACGTTCCTGTATACGATGCCATCCAGGAAGGGCCATGCAGGTATGTTGACTACCAGGTGGCTGGCATTGAGCATCCAAAGCTTGAACTCCGGCACGCTCCAGATGCACATGACGATCATAAGAACAAGAAATGGGGTCCACGCGTAGATGACTTGCCAAACGCTGTGCTTCTTCGAGGCTTCGCCCGCCGCATCCGGATCATTCGGAAATCGCCAGATTTGCCTGGGCTTCCAGAGCTTCAGAAATACAACAAGAGATACGATGGAGACAACCGAAGATAGTAGCGCAGGTAGCTCAGGCCCTAGATAGCGAGTTACAAGGAGGCAGGTGATGGCGTAGCTTCCACCGGCCACAAGCGCCGCCGGAAGTACGTCAATGGCACTCTTCCACCCTGCCATGACCACCAGCATGAAAATGGGGATGATCAGGGCAAGTACGACCATGTCCATTCCTACAGCTCTAGCCAGAACATGATCGTCGATCCTGGTTACGCTGGCCATCATGATGGTCGGAACTCCGAGGGGACCAAATGGAACCGGCTGCGTATTGCCGACGAGACAGACTAGGGCCGCCTGCAGCGGTGCAAACCCAATACCGATCAGCATCGCCGCACACACTGCAACCGGCGCGCCCATGCCCGCTGTGCCTTCCATGAATGCGGAAAAACAAAACGCAATCAACAAAGCCTGCAATCTACGATCGGTGGAAAGCGATGCTATCGAACTCTTGATGATCTCCAGCTGTCCCGATTCCACAGTGAGATTGTAGAGGTAGACTGCGGCCAGAATGATCCATCCAATCTGGAAGAGCCCGTTGACCATCCCCAGCACTGCGGCCGAAAGCGCGACTGGCACTGGCATTCCGTATCCCAGCGTGGTGATGATAGTAATAAGCAACAACGTAAGCAGCCCTGCGACATGGCCCTTCATTCTCTTTACGGAGAGCGCCCAAAAGAGAAAGACGACAGGAATGCACATGACCAGCGCAGTCAGTCCGAGGCTGTTGCCGACCGCGGAGTAGTTATGGAACCATCGCAAAGGCACTCAAGAATCCCCCATATCGCCGGTGCTCAACTCACTCGTCGCAGGAACCTGCTCCATATGTAGTTGCGTTGCCCGAGACCTTCTGCGAACGCTGGAGATCCTTGCGCCGCTACCTATCGAGCGATAGCGGCGCTTAGCGTCCATCCCGGTCGATTGGAATCACAACTGAGACCGTGCGCTCAGGCGAACTATTCGAGTACCGCGACCTCGTGGTCGAGAATGGATCTGACTTCGAATTGTGCCCATCCACCCTCACGTCGTACATGCGTGGCGTTTTCTTTCGAGGCTGTCAGAGTTAGCTTGTTTCCGGCCACGCCTTCCGGCAATTTCAGCCGCACGGTCAATGGGCCAACCGGAATGAGTTCATCTACCGGTGCCCGCCATGTGCCAGCACTGGTTAAGTTCACTAGGTGAAGAATGAGACGATTCTGCTGGCGATAGAGATGGCAGTCGATCAAGCCCGGTCCTTTGACTTCAAGGGAGACATCGTCTTTCGCTGCCCAGCGGACAAGGTTTGCCAATAGATCACCG
This portion of the Acidicapsa acidisoli genome encodes:
- a CDS encoding L-lactate permease, coding for MPLRWFHNYSAVGNSLGLTALVMCIPVVFLFWALSVKRMKGHVAGLLTLLLITIITTLGYGMPVPVALSAAVLGMVNGLFQIGWIILAAVYLYNLTVESGQLEIIKSSIASLSTDRRLQALLIAFCFSAFMEGTAGMGAPVAVCAAMLIGIGFAPLQAALVCLVGNTQPVPFGPLGVPTIMMASVTRIDDHVLARAVGMDMVVLALIIPIFMLVVMAGWKSAIDVLPAALVAGGSYAITCLLVTRYLGPELPALLSSVVSIVSLVVFLKLWKPRQIWRFPNDPDAAGEASKKHSVWQVIYAWTPFLVLMIVMCIWSVPEFKLWMLNASHLVVNIPAWPFLDGIVYRNVPIVAKPTLYAASYRWEVSTAPGTAIFFASLISIVLLRVSPARAVRVFVKSLNQMKIALITLASVVGIAYVANYSGMSYTLALALAFYTGKLFPVVSPVIGWMGVFLTGSVTSSAVLFGKLQQVTALQIGINPVLTTSANLAGGVTGKLISPQSLAISCAATGMAGRETDIFRKTWRYSLILLGIIIALVVVEAYILPGIVPRDVLAPVAAGTG